Proteins encoded together in one Kitasatospora albolonga window:
- a CDS encoding transcriptional regulator, whose translation MTNVRVEPDAARGPVPETAPAAGAEATAEVSGVLPEALTGFIGYLLRRVFARFAARTDGPEDGSREFLVLDALTGGDWVSQLDLAERLGINRTIMVGVIDRLEGRGQVLRTRNPDNRRQYILSLTDEGRSAVETGRRAVAERNARLTAVLSAEQVTRLNTLLARLLPPGTQDLVQSTEHLVEQAHHRLRRLGDEKLAGTGLRVRHYGPLSVLAASGPCPQQRLAQELAITGPAASQLVDELVDGGLVHRGRDPHDRRRHALELTELGHTRLATVAEAVGLLAAEVAELLGPGGEDELRALLVQLLEPAHPGVSEAAAGRHG comes from the coding sequence GTGACCAACGTGCGAGTCGAGCCCGACGCGGCGCGAGGCCCCGTTCCGGAGACGGCTCCGGCGGCCGGGGCGGAGGCCACGGCCGAGGTCTCCGGTGTTCTGCCGGAAGCGCTCACCGGGTTCATCGGCTATCTCCTGCGCCGGGTGTTCGCCCGGTTCGCGGCCCGCACCGACGGCCCGGAGGACGGCTCCCGGGAGTTCCTCGTCCTCGACGCCCTCACCGGCGGCGACTGGGTCTCCCAGCTCGACCTGGCCGAGCGCCTCGGCATCAACCGGACCATCATGGTGGGCGTCATCGACCGTCTGGAGGGCCGGGGCCAGGTGCTCCGCACCCGTAACCCGGACAACCGGCGTCAGTACATCCTCTCCCTGACCGACGAGGGCCGCTCCGCCGTGGAGACGGGCCGCCGCGCGGTCGCCGAGCGGAACGCGCGGCTCACCGCCGTCCTCAGCGCCGAGCAGGTGACCCGCCTCAACACCCTGCTGGCCCGGCTGCTCCCGCCGGGCACCCAGGACCTCGTGCAGAGCACCGAGCACCTTGTCGAGCAGGCCCACCACCGGCTGCGCAGGCTGGGCGACGAGAAGCTGGCCGGGACCGGTCTGCGGGTGCGCCACTACGGTCCGCTCTCCGTCCTGGCCGCCTCCGGCCCCTGCCCGCAGCAGCGGCTCGCCCAGGAACTGGCCATCACCGGGCCCGCGGCCTCGCAGCTGGTGGACGAGCTGGTCGACGGCGGGCTGGTCCACCGGGGGCGCGATCCGCACGACCGGCGCCGGCACGCCCTGGAGCTCACCGAGCTCGGGCACACCCGGCTGGCGACGGTCGCGGAGGCGGTCGGCCTGCTGGCGGCGGAGGTGGCGGAGCTGCTGGGCCCCGGCGGCGAGGACGAACTGCGGGCGCTGCTCGTCCAACTCCTCGAACCCGCCCACCCCGGGGTGAGTGAGGCGGCGGCCGGAAGGCACGGCTGA
- a CDS encoding hemerythrin: MRDFKNLDMTMMFALHDALRREVERIARITARADEDPRHVLSAAVGWELFKKFLTAHHTAEDLTLWPVMYAALADRGSETALLDAMEAEHALIDPLLTDIDTALADRDTGAERLGGLVDALRTGLRAHLDHEEREALALMDLTLSQEQWAAFAAEQRNRIGSDANRYLPWLLDDMDAARAASVLAQLPPPLRAAYETEWRASYEDLRIWPSGPVRDAADR; encoded by the coding sequence ATGCGCGACTTCAAGAACCTCGACATGACGATGATGTTCGCCCTCCACGACGCGCTCCGGCGCGAAGTGGAGCGCATCGCACGAATCACCGCCCGGGCGGACGAGGACCCGCGCCATGTGCTGAGCGCGGCGGTCGGCTGGGAGCTGTTCAAGAAGTTCCTGACGGCCCACCACACCGCCGAGGACCTCACCCTGTGGCCGGTGATGTACGCGGCGCTGGCCGACCGGGGTTCCGAGACCGCGCTCCTCGACGCGATGGAGGCCGAACACGCCCTCATCGACCCGCTGTTGACGGATATCGACACCGCGCTGGCCGACCGCGACACGGGGGCCGAACGGCTCGGCGGTCTCGTCGACGCGCTCCGTACCGGCCTCCGCGCCCACCTGGACCACGAGGAGCGGGAGGCGCTCGCGCTCATGGACCTGACCCTGAGCCAGGAGCAGTGGGCGGCCTTCGCCGCCGAGCAGCGGAACCGCATCGGGAGCGACGCCAACCGCTACCTCCCGTGGCTCCTCGACGACATGGACGCCGCCCGCGCCGCCTCCGTCCTCGCCCAGCTGCCCCCGCCCCTGCGCGCCGCGTACGAGACCGAGTGGCGGGCCTCCTACGAGGACCTGCGCATCTGGCCCTCCGGCCCGGTCAGGGACGCCGCGGACCGCTGA
- a CDS encoding MFS transporter, with the protein MPTQDRTEAAPPGPAEPPGSTAPPGPAEPPGSTAPAAPPPAADRRPGLALAVIAAAQLMLVLDNTIVAVALPSMRSALGLSDAGLGWVITAYALAFGGLLLAGGRAGDLFGRRRVFRTGLVVFALASLLGGLAGSGEVLIAARVLQGVGAAIAAPTALSLLAATFPAGPARNKALGVYGAMGGLGSVVGLLLGGALTEFLSWRWVMYINVPIAVAVLIGTAVLKEGGRERGSVDVPGALTATFGFGSLVYAVTRAGEKGLGDGGTLIGLAAAVVLITAFVVIQRTGRAPMVPGAVLADRGRAGANAVMFLVGAGMVATFYFLTLYMQLVKGYEPMATGLAYLPFAVGIGVAAGGVGPQLLARASERSVISAGLVTGSAAMVWLSFLAPGQHALAVLLPAQLVCGFGLGLVFVTVTVISVRGVSPQDTGIAAGLINTGQQIGGAVGLAVLAATASVITGARLTGDGPGDRAEALTAGYSAGLLIGAGIYLVALAVTLSTIRATDTTAPRARPPR; encoded by the coding sequence ATGCCGACGCAGGACAGAACCGAAGCCGCTCCACCGGGCCCCGCGGAGCCGCCGGGCTCCACCGCTCCGCCCGGTCCCGCCGAACCGCCGGGCTCCACCGCACCCGCTGCCCCGCCCCCCGCCGCTGACCGGCGGCCCGGTCTCGCGCTCGCGGTCATCGCGGCGGCCCAGCTCATGCTGGTCCTCGACAACACCATCGTGGCCGTCGCCCTGCCGAGCATGCGGAGCGCGCTGGGCCTCTCCGACGCCGGACTCGGCTGGGTCATCACCGCCTACGCCCTGGCCTTCGGCGGACTGCTGCTGGCGGGCGGCCGGGCAGGCGACCTCTTCGGCCGCCGCCGGGTGTTCCGTACGGGACTCGTCGTCTTCGCCCTCGCCTCGCTCCTCGGCGGCCTCGCGGGCAGCGGTGAAGTCCTGATCGCCGCCCGGGTCCTGCAAGGCGTGGGCGCCGCCATCGCGGCCCCCACCGCGCTCTCGCTGCTGGCCGCCACCTTCCCGGCGGGACCGGCGCGCAACAAGGCGCTGGGGGTGTACGGGGCGATGGGCGGGCTCGGCTCGGTCGTCGGGCTGCTCCTCGGCGGCGCGCTGACCGAATTCCTCAGCTGGCGCTGGGTCATGTACATCAACGTCCCCATCGCCGTCGCCGTACTGATCGGCACGGCGGTCCTGAAGGAAGGCGGGCGCGAACGCGGTTCGGTCGACGTGCCGGGCGCCCTGACCGCGACCTTCGGGTTCGGCTCCCTCGTGTACGCCGTCACCCGGGCGGGCGAGAAGGGCCTCGGCGACGGCGGCACCCTGATCGGCCTGGCCGCCGCTGTCGTCCTGATCACCGCCTTCGTCGTCATCCAGCGCACCGGCCGGGCGCCGATGGTGCCGGGCGCCGTTCTGGCGGACCGGGGCAGGGCCGGAGCCAACGCGGTCATGTTCCTGGTCGGGGCGGGCATGGTCGCCACCTTCTACTTCCTGACCCTCTACATGCAGCTCGTGAAGGGGTACGAGCCGATGGCCACGGGCCTCGCCTACCTGCCGTTCGCCGTCGGTATCGGCGTCGCGGCCGGTGGTGTCGGCCCGCAGCTGCTGGCCAGGGCGTCCGAGCGCTCGGTCATCTCCGCCGGGCTGGTCACCGGCAGCGCGGCCATGGTCTGGCTCAGCTTCCTGGCACCCGGTCAGCACGCCCTGGCCGTCCTCCTCCCCGCCCAGCTGGTCTGCGGGTTCGGTCTCGGGCTGGTCTTCGTCACGGTCACGGTCATCAGCGTGCGGGGCGTCTCCCCGCAGGACACCGGGATCGCGGCGGGTCTGATCAACACCGGCCAGCAGATCGGCGGCGCGGTCGGCCTCGCGGTCCTGGCCGCGACCGCCTCGGTCATCACCGGGGCCCGGCTGACCGGCGACGGACCCGGCGACCGGGCGGAGGCGCTCACTGCCGGTTACTCCGCCGGGCTCCTGATCGGCGCGGGCATCTACCTGGTGGCCCTGGCCGTCACCCTGTCCACCATCAGGGCCACGGACACCACGGCTCCTCGGGCCCGGCCGCCGCGCTAG